The following DNA comes from Malania oleifera isolate guangnan ecotype guangnan chromosome 12, ASM2987363v1, whole genome shotgun sequence.
ctggattattattactattatttttatttatttattttttacctcattattattattattattattattattattattattattattagcattaggatcttattttggttattattattttattatcttcatttttattagtaatgttatcattattattattattattagtttttacttttaatattagtattattactttatttttattactataattattattattattttactgatagcatctttattatttttatttttactataattattattatttactattagtagtagtattattattattacgttattgatgttattattattattatccttatattattactataataataattattattattatttctattttcattattaccataagaataaaagcaaaaaaataaaaaaataaataaaataaaatcaaaaaaaggaaaggattttagggtttttgagacacgagcctatttataggctcattcTCAGCCCAAAAGGCGGAGACACACACAAAAACAACCATCTTCTTCTCTAGCCACAGCTCTCCATCACACAGCACCACCTTTTATCTTCCTTTGCAGCCGTAGCACAAGAACCACATAGCCTCTCCGATTCCCTCCTCCATACCTCTCTTCACAGCAGACCAGCTCCATCCACACCACGACCCCAGAACTCCACGACAAACCACAGCAGCAGCCACCACACATGAACCCCAGCCCCCCTGCCGAGACCATCCTCAGCTCTCTACCGCTGCAACTCCGGCGAACCACCCACGCAACACTGTCAGCCTCCCGGCTTCACCACCCTCACGTCATCGTTATACTAGTCCCGGTGTCATCGCACTAGACTAGCCTCTCTTTAGTTCTCTCATTCGGCAGCGGAACAAGATAGCCATAGCCTAAGCTTCACCGTCACTCCCCGCAGACTAGGATAGCCCCACTCTGGTCGCTCCATCAACTCCGGCTCCTCAGGCTCGCCGTCATTATCTCTCACATGGCTCATCTTCGTCTCCATTGCTGTGCCCAGCTCTGGTCTTTAACCTCGGCCACTGCTGCTCCGGCCAGACACCAGATTTCCTTCCCCACGGAGCCACCTCCCAGAGCCCCCTGCTGCTGTTCGTGAGCCACGAGTCTCGACAGCAAGATCTCCCCGGTAAGTCCCTCTGTAAGTACCCACTGCAAGCCCCAGtgtgcacacgcacacacacatgcacgtgtgatgttttggtaatttgtttatttattttttcttcttatttttattttatacatatattgtattattattgttttatttgttctaatatctaatgtttggggttgttttttttttttttttttttttttggtatatgcaggtatgtaggtttcttttgtttttgttggttattttattgtttagtatttatggaatttgtttggataattaaagtttaattttgttttattcGTTGAATCGTTAATAtcattattgcatgtttaatacatAGTTAGAATAGTTGTTATAATTATTTACTTAGAGCGTCTTTGTTTGGCATCCATATTATTTCCAtattggtatttagggtttttacCATAACTGATGTTCGTATGTAGTGTTATTATTGTTCATATTTAGTGTTTACTACATATCTAgtatattaatttttagggttgtacatcaattttttatttgatttatttgcATAATTTCTCATTTAGTGGTCACATTGGATATTTACATATCAGTATTAGTtttaaattgtttccataatttcattgcttGTTTACCTTTGTATAATTACCTGCTAACCTTGGGGCTACTTGATTTccataatttgatgagtagattgtttccttagttttggtaatattgtttctatatgtattacgtatatcattgattatgtgttcatattaaggtaagtttcttttagttaaaatatgcatattatttttattactattttaataatattattattcttactattataattattattgtattacttaTTATTACTGCTAAtactactattatcattattattactattaatatttattattattattattattatcatttttagtattgttatcattatggtattaattattattactattaatattagtattattattactattattatttattaatattatcattattatcattattaatattattagtactattgttaatattttttcttatttggtcttatatgtactagagtatttatttttatgaaaatattttcttaattttatccctatgattttaatgctggggtatgagccttcgggctttatGTACctttggttctgagggaatatgtaaatatttatattttatatatatttttgtattattcatttacttatttatttatttgtttatccaCTTTGTAtgtgtattagtaaatttactagaggagtaattttgaaagacttattagattgacttagggataatttcaaattaattaggtaccgttcgtaagaacgagcgcgtagggggtgctcgtaccttccccttgcgtaaccgaactcccgaacccaactctggtaacatagactcaTTCTACActtaacagggtagtaatcatgtgttctaaccacactaaatggttagtagcgactccgacattccatgatttttcttgaaaatattaaaattgatttttatttcgccgcccggggcacacgcgctcccgggacgtcgcgacagctttcTCTAACTCATAAAAAACCATGTACacattcctttcctttttcttaaacttttctattaattttcttaaaagataaatagcttctgcgGTCAATCTCCTaagtataaaaccaaattaattttatGAACCCTTATTTCTAACCTTAGTTTTTGTTCAATTACCATTTCTTGCAGTTATACTATAtaacttataagtttaattccacgatagttattacaactTTAAATACaacctttatttttttatatagttcattttcttaattcttacaattgttttaaataaattagttaaggaaataattccattatcacctggcatttccaaacttcaattgtcATCTAGTCATAtagattttccatttttcatattttcaatgCAATATTAACTTCATTacctctaattttgcaaataaatctcaaacttttagtcttttcctcgtgcattttcttcattcttataattgtgttaaataaattagttaaccaaataattccatTACACctaacatttccaaacttcaattgtcATCTAGTCCTATAGATTTTCCATTTCCCATCTTTTCAATGAAATATTAACTTCATTGACTCTAATTCTacaaataaatttcaaatttttaaccTTTTCCCCATTTCCAAATTTTAAGGCTTCTACTTGGTTTCCATTAAAAAACTTATTAAAGTAAATTCTCCATCAGTCCTTATGCCTTTTCTTTAACCAAGACACACTTTATACATTTTAGATTACCTAGTCCTTGCTCTCTCTTATGAAAAACATTTATTATATGCAATCAGATCATATGGCTTCacaaagtataaaatcatatcacTGGTTTTTTTTATCTCCATATATATGATCTTCGTGTATCCTCCCATAACTTTTATTGTCCTGTTCAATGTGTCCATTTAAATAAGCTCCTAGAAATACTTTCTTAGTCCTTGTGTTATCCCTTATAAAATATTGTCTATATcatcccaaaattgtctcttaagggTTTGAGGAGGATAAATATAATGACATTTATCATCTCTTGTCCCAagactatttaattttttcttctattcttttaacatctataCCACTATCTTTTAGGCCTTTGTCTACACTTATTCCTATGTCATtcttatgcttttcttttctAATGTACTAAAGTTTAAAgtgtaattttttaatttgtcTAGCTTCGTTccctacccacttagtttcttaaaggaaaaatatgctaatttttcttctaataatTGTGTCTAACTATCGCCAAGCTTTTACCTGTGAATGTCCTTATATTCCAAGCTAATAATCTGACCCCAGTCTCTTGAACTAACCTATTTACTTGCCCACGTCCACACCCACTTCCACAATGATGTGGGAAGCCTTGCATTTTCAATGTCACACCCAAGCACCAACGTGACACTCGCTTCAAGGTGATGACCTAGCCTTCCCTTGCCCATTTTTCAATATGCCGACATGGTACAAATATGTGTAGGGTGTCACTCATAGGGTTGATCCATTGAAAAATTAGTAGAATTCATACCATAGGTACAAATTTTATGCAAGTTTTCAGCTACTTAATGCAGCTCTCCTTTACTCAAGCTTGGGACTAGTTGAGTGTGAAAGGAGTTAGGACATTGAATGTAGCACATGCAAAGATAAATGaacaattaatatttataaatttaaagaatatgcataaatgaATAATTAATTCCACCTAATGAATTTATTCTTCTAATATAAATGCTTTGGTCATTTTTTCAGTAGATTTGTCGCTATTTCCTACACGGCTCACAGCTATTTACCTCAACCATAAAAAGTGTTTTCAACTTGTTACATGCATTTTTTTCAtctttattatatttttgaatatatattcatGAATCAACAAGTAGTTTCACCtaacaaattatttttttgacCATGTGCAGTCGATTTGTCGTTGCATTTTGGGTGACTCATAGCTATTTGGCTTGACTTCAATAAATGTCGTGACTTTGTCACATGCAACTTCCCAtcctctttaaatttttttttttttaataataaaagaactttaatgGACATTGTGTTCCAGCTAAtcaatttgttttttaaaaatatatcactTAGATATTCTTAAAAGTTTGTCGTTCATTTTGGGTGATatgtgaattggatttaaaatatTTTGGGACAGTTTGTTTCTATCTATCCTCAATGGTAAAAGGAGAGCCGTAAGGAGCGAACCCTAGTACTACTGTAGCGCTAGAAATCCTTCTAACTTATACCATTACCACACCATAAGGGGCCTTGCCTCCCACCCGCCCCCTAAATGCACTTAAAACCTCTTTTTTCCATACTTTAATAGAGGTAGCTATCTCACTCCAAAGAGTATTCCTATTCCTATCTACACTATCTCCAATGATTTATGTTAGCCTGTCTTGCAATGATTTACATTAGCCTttatcttccattttttaatacatatatataacttaaaCTATATGTTGTGTAGTTAAATTTATATGACAAATGATCTACCCTCcagttaataaaaaaatataattgacttttattttgtttgaTCTTGAAGGTTATTAGTTCTCATCTCTTTTACGAAAGCATGTATTCTTTGTACTAAGATCATATCACCCATTTTTTTATCTCCATGTCTATGTCCTCCATCTATCCTCTCATAACCtctattatcctttccaatgtatCCATTTCAAGTAATCTCCTATGCATATTTCCTTCGTCCTTATTAATCCTTGTGTAATAGTATTCACATCTTcctaaaattgtcttttaaggtttGAGGAGTAAAGgtactaatgacatttattatctcttgtcccaAGACTATCTACATTTTTATGATTGTATCTCCTATTCTTCCCTTATTTGTAACATTAACTTTTATGTCTTTGTCTTCAATGATTTCTACtacattcttatgtttttcttttctaatgtgctaaattttaaatcctaatttttcaaaGTTTCTAACTTTTTTCTcctacccacttagtttcttgaaggcaaaatatgttaagtttcttctAATCATCGTGTCTAACTATCTCTGAGCTTTTACCGGTaaatgtccctatattccaagttatttATCTAACCATAATCTCTTGAACTAATTTCTTTACCCACCTACATCCATAATGAAGCAAGAAATCTTGCATTTTTGACTTCACACCCTAGCGCCAACATGACACTTTGCTTTAGGGTGATGGTCCATCCTCTATTGCCTATTTTTCACTAAACCTAGTTGGTATAAATAAGTGTAGTGCATCACTCATAGCGGATGGCCCAATGAAAAATTAGTACAATGCATATCATAGAGAAAAGTTTTATGTTGATTGCTAGCTACATAATGTAACCCTCTTTTATTCATCCTTGGGACCTACTAAGTATGAAAAGACTTAGGACATTGAATGCATCACATATGGAGTTAAATGaacaattattatttaaaaattttttaagaaTAGCCATGAATGAATAATTAACTCCACCTAATGAATTTATTCTTCTAATATGAATGTCTTGGCCCTTTTGTTGTAGATTTGTCACTATTTTTTGCATGGCTAATGACTATTTGCCTCAACCATAAGAAGTTTTTTCATCTTGTTAGACgtaaaattttcttcttcttgaatATATACCACGTGCAGTGAATTTGTCGTTGCATTTTGGGTGACTTATATTCATTTGGCTTGACTTCAATAAAAGTTGCGACCTTGTCACGTGCAACTTTCGCATCCTCTTTAAATTTGTTTTCTTTGTAGTAGAGTATCTTTAATGGACAATGCGTTCCAGctaatcaattttttattttaaagtaaaTCACTTAGATATTCTTaaaagtttgtttgtttatttggGAGATTGACAACTATTTTCTCTGGCTATGAACAGCTGTTCTCACCTTGTTCCATGCAACTTTACCACCACCCCTTTACTTGTCTATATAAAGGTCAAGTTGGAGTAGTTTCTCTTCACAAAACAATTCATGCAACTCAACCTTGAAATTCATATTCTAGATAAGGGGGTTCTCCTCCCTTTTCCATACAAGAGATCTAAATGAGCTATAAGTTTTCAATTTAACCATTAGATCTGATTGTAGTGATGAGTTCAAACTTGATTTGCTACTATGAGATATTTGGCTTATCACCATGAAAGCATGTGGCTTTCTCTACAATCAAATGCACTTGTACTGTATGGTAATGCTTCTTCCTagtaaatatttctaaaataatgGTGTGCTTTCTCAATTTTAATATGTAAATTGTTCCTACCTAATCTTCATTATGATTATTACTTCTAGGCTTCATATCCTTAATCTGTAGGTTACATGTTGATTTTGAGATGAGGAGAAACATCTCATCttttctttggaaaatttttaatctCATATGTGCAAATATATCCTCTTAACTTTGCACATTATCAATTGTTGTAACTATAAATGCTTGCCATGCAGCTATGCACAATGAAGTGTTCATGTTGGGAAAAGGGCTGCAGAATGAACATAAATGGAAATGGTGAGAGATCTAAGAGATTTTATTTTCCATAATGGAAGATATGACTTTTAACATAATCAAAAAGTGCACCGGTGTTCAATTCACTtatgcattattattatatttcatttctatttttggTTCATAATACATGGATTTTTCTTCAATGATggaattttgggcaaaaattgcaTCTAGAATTACACTCAATAAAATACTAAACAAAATTATAGGATTGAGATTTGATATCTGGCATCAAGTGCACTTCAAAAGTCGCTTTGCTTCACAACACTTCATTCTCAAAATTGAaccaagcattttttttttcctgccaTAGTGATCCTTTTAAACAAAGTGCATCTAtgtaatttcttttattattgacTTGATTGTGTTCAAACTTGATATGTAATTTTTGCTATTTGAACTAAATAAGGAAAATAGTTGTCTTATCTCCATGCATATTTATTTGCTTTCTAGTTATATTGAACATTACTGGTGTACTATGCACTAACTTTAATTTTCATAGCAATATTAGTCCATAGATATATCAAAATGTCATTCTAAGGACACTTAGGCTAAAGGGTTCCTTATTTTACACCCTAGTTTCACATGCCTTTAAGTATTCACTAAAATGCAAAGACATCAGGATGCAAGTTTGtgcctaatttttcaatttttttcattacGCTTCCTCCAAAAAAAGGAATTCTTCAACTGTGCTTTCTTTTTTCAAGAGGGGATAGTATatgtatgaatttgatgatttttTACATGTGACAATAGGAAACTCATTAGTATTCACGAAACTTTCCCTGTATGTTGCAAGAAGAGTAGATATTGTCATTTTCTCATACAAAGCAACACAATTTCTAGGCAACCTCCATAGGATTTATAAATTAGTTGTGTTCTTCTGCACTAGTTTGAGTAGTGAGGTTGACAACTTTTGCTTTGTATTGTGTAGTTGGGAGAAACAACTTCAGGGAGGAGTGACTTATAGCAAATGGTTTCTGCTATCAAAAAAAATGATGAGAGAAGGAACAAGGAATAGTAAATCGAAGGTAACTATATGAGCAACTCCTAATGTTTGACACATAATGCTCATGCACTTTTTAAGCAAAGGGAATTGTATCAAAATCACGATTGGGGTTACGAAGAAGGATTCCTAATGGGGTGGCCTAATATCCTTGGAacaaaaaatgaaattgaaaaaaaaaaattaaaagcttAAAGCATCCAATCAATTCTtttggattaatttagaaatgatgatttttagTTCTATTTCCTTTCAACCATGAGGTGGAACTAACTTGATATTGATTTTGCTTGGTCTTTTAGGAGTGTAAGTAGGGATTGAACTTTGATTTATGTAGATTTGAACAAAGTATAAGCCCTGCCTAAAAAGGCCTAGCTTTGAAATGCACCAAATAATGTGAATCAAAATTGCTTAGGATTGAAAAAGCCTGACTCAAACCTGGCCCAATTACTATAGGGATTGGAAAGAATACAAGCAACTCTGACTATTAATGCAATCAAGGATTTTTCACTTCTAGTGGGAGTTTGTGTGTTAGTAGTATTTTGTGTTGTCAACACCCAATAATACATGGATACATTGTTTCGttcctttcctttccttccaCAGCCATGAAAGTGCACGATAAATGTCTATCAAATTTGTATTTTTGGACTAAGTCCAATTCCCTTTTGTCCCATCCGGATTGGGAAGAGTTTTCTTGTATTTGTTATGATTTAGGAGAGTGATTTAACTCACCTCTCCcctctattttcttctctatCGTTCGAGAGGATCTAAGCTTCTTGCTCATCGCTCCTTCAATAAATttaccctttttaaaaaaaaaaatacatggatACAttgaaatgtaaaaaaaaataaaaataaaaataaaaacaagaaaactCTAATTAGAAGCAGAGGGTGTTGATCTGTAAGTCTAAACCAAATCTAAATTTCTAAACTACATAAATTTTCAAAGGTAAGATAAATGCAAGACTAAGGCTCATACTTACAATATTCCTTTCAATTCTCAATCCAAAACTGGtgcataatttcatttttatttttatttttattttttcctctcACTTAATTTCTTTTATGCTAGCATATGTTGTAAATAAAACCTATTTAGTCATTCTTTAAGTAACAAAACTTTTTTCTTTCATGCAGGATGGTTTAGGTTTCAACTTTGATGCTCATAATATGGGATATGGTCTTAAACACAAGTCGAATAGGGCATCACAATGCCAAGGTGGTGACAAGAGCCACCATACGGTAGAAAAAACAACTCTCATAAGCCCCACTATAGCACCACCACCCCTCATGCCCCGAGTTTCAGCTGCCTTCTTTCACTCAAATTCCATGTATTATGTGAACCCAATGACAGAATCCCTCACTCCCGAATTAGGCGTTTTCGCACAACATAGGAAAACATTTACATAGGTACAAAATTAACATTTTAGTTtataaaaattagaaacaaagtaaaaaacataaaataaaaacaaaattttataatttgaaaCAAATAGAAAGGACTATTTAACGAAAATCATTCTGAAGAGATTGGGTAGGCACTTCGCTGTTTCTTGAGTTGCAATTCTCATCCTCCCTTGTTTTTGTTGTAGGGTGGAATTGGAAACCTGACACAGAGCTATGCAAACTTTTTTCTCTATAAACTAAAGAAATTCCAAACCTATATATACACACTTAAACTCAACTTCACAATGCAAAATGAAGACAAAAAAATAtgcaaaacaaaaacaaaaaacaaaaaatgaaaatgaaaacacagaagaaaaataaaccagggggtgTTTGATGAAGAAGAATTCAAAGGAACATGACAAAGAAAAAAGCATCCTAAGAAAGATGAACAAAGGTTTAAAGTAGCTTCTGTTGGGGgatttaggaacaataatcacacacaagcaaatataaacaataaaaatggAACACTAGATATAACGTGATTCGGTCCAATTTGATgtatgtccacggagcacaccaatATCACTATAAACTGGACGAAtaaatacaaggaggaggagccactgatcaactcaactctctctctctctcacacacacaataCTCTGGTCCTCAACACACTCTTCCACACAGCTCTGTTCTGCACACAACacaactccacacacacacacacacacctcatTTATAGCCATGGATGGAGGGGTGGAAGTCAACTAAGGTGGGCAAGGAAGGTGAAGGTGGCTGGCAGTTTCTACCTACTGCAGCTCAAAATTCAGCATAAGTAGCTGGGTTGGCAGCTGCCTTCTCTACCAACTGCAATCTCTATAGCTTCTACTATGTTCATCACCTCAAAGACCTCTACTCATTCACACGCCTAATGAGAAGGTAGCTTTTATTATTTCGTCAAGTGGgttctctttttttcttcttatttttcttgttcttttgggtattttaatttaatacataaataaCATTTATGTGTGGGATAAAGGTTGGGACTATTGTTCAAGGAGTTAAAGAATAGTGACATTGGGTCTCTTGATTGAGTTATACTTTTGCTTAAGCTGAGGTTCTTATATGCAACTTTTtgtcttttatatatataaaatttctatctTAACAAGGAGAAGGAAGCTATGAGAGCCAAATAAAATCTTTCCTTCGATTTGTTCTACTTTTTTTAAGTGAAATACAAAATTCGAAAGCAAGgaacaaaaaaaagaaatagaaaagaaCACTCTTAATTATATAACAATTATCATACCATTGTTAAGTTAAAATTAGCTTTTTTCTATGTGTTTTTTATCCCAATTAATAGAAAGGGGCAAAGAAAAATCTAACTAGCCTCTTTTGAACGAAGGCATCCAAATTGTAATAAGAGATTTACACTCTAACAAGATATATATAGACACCCACCCACTATTGTAAATCCATTTTTCATCTATGAAGGGATTTGAGCCTTTAATAATTAAGAGGCATGTTTTTTTTCCTGatatataaccaaaaaaaaaaaaaaaacgtgaaTCTAACTCTTCATCTTGAGTCTAAGTCTACAATCCAACATATCAATCCCTCATTAATTTCTATTGTGACTCAGTGTATAACTTCATCTCACTTGTTTGTGAATTaatttttatggcaatctatgccAGGAATTTTGTAAAGAAAAATGGATTGTCCAATAGTAAACATTGGATTCTATGAGATAGAGCCCTTCTTGAATATGATTAATTGAAAACAAATGgtccaaaaatttttaaaagagagaAACAAAGATCGCaatattagagaaaaaaaaatggattgTCCAATATTACACATAAGATTTTGTTATATTTCTTGATAAataatgtattttttatttttaaagtttagaaaggaaattttttaaaaaaagttaatttttaatttagtgCAAATTTGTGCACTTTTCTTTAtgcttagatttgtttggtcatGACTTCATGCTATGCTACACTTATAAGTGTTTTATTTCTAACTCTGTAACTCTTTCCTTTGGTGTGAGGAACTAGTATGTCTCTACTAAAAAGATCGACCTAGCGCTCAAACCGTTTAATGCACTATCCAAAAAAAGTATAAACAGTCCATGTACAACTCTGTTAACAATCATTCCAATAAATAAAGAATTAACAGATTTTGTTTTGCTCACTTGAAAAATTCAATGGATAGAAGACCTAAAGATCACTTTCCCATGACTTTTGCCTAGGGATGCCTCATCCTCTTGTCATGCAATGTCCGACACCCAACTCCTCGCAGGGATTATTGGACAATCATCGTCGTCATCGGCATTTGGTCGGGAATATTAACGGTAGGGGTACTTTGTGATCACTTGGAGGAAGTAGATAACTGCCTTAGAAACCTTGATTCTCTTCCCAACACCAAGGAGTGGCAATACAACTATTCAATATTTAAATGCTTTAAAGACAACATTTCTAACATGTGATGATAGAGATGATGGAAGTGAAGATTGGATGCAATAATTAAACAAACATTTTTTAAACTAGGTATTGTGAATGTTataattttttgtggtgtaaatatAGGAAGGGAAAATCTTCATTTATAAGAGCTTTTTAAAAGTTGTTGGGGttgttatatatatatcctatatatactcattcaatGGGATTGATAAACGCAATTACTATGTGTATTCTTTTGTTTATTTGCACCACCactttataattattattaaatatcataaaaataaggtggaaaaataaaataaaataaattaaaaaacaagCCTTGAGCCTAGGAGTTTATTATTTTACTCCTAAAAAAGAGATCCTACAATTAGCACAAGATAAGAGAATGGGTGATTGCCTGATTGGGTAAATTAGGTTAAGTTATGAGCTTGCCCCTTTAGACACAAGATTCACTCATAAGAAAAGGgcttaaaaatgtttttgaacgTTTTATTTAGTTACCCAACATAGTATGTGTAGAGACccggaataataataataataataataataataataataataataataataataataataataataaagaaaaggggaaaaatcTGTTTGGTGcagaccaaactgtcgacggtttggtgagctcaggaaaaccgtcaacgattttgaaTTACTGAGGTTCAATAAAAGTAAAATGGCAAAAATCgatttggttaaaaaccaaaccattgacaattttaggaaaaccatagacAGTTTTGTCCGGGAACAGCAACCTATAAATAGATCCTAgttcatttttttgaaaaaaattataactctctcaccctctctctctcttcaatgtCTCTCTAAATTtcagtcaaattgacgatcagacgtCATTTCAGGATCCTAACTT
Coding sequences within:
- the LOC131144171 gene encoding uncharacterized protein LOC131144171, with amino-acid sequence MRYLAYHHESMWLSLQSNALVLYAMHNEVFMLGKGLQNEHKWKCWEKQLQGGVTYSKWFLLSKKMMREGTRNSKSKDGLGFNFDAHNMGYGLKHKSNRASQCQGGDKSHHTVEKTTLISPTIAPPPLMPRVSAAFFHSNSMYYVNPMTESLTPELGVFAQHRKTFT